The Prionailurus bengalensis isolate Pbe53 chromosome A3, Fcat_Pben_1.1_paternal_pri, whole genome shotgun sequence genome includes a window with the following:
- the ADIG gene encoding LOW QUALITY PROTEIN: adipogenin (The sequence of the model RefSeq protein was modified relative to this genomic sequence to represent the inferred CDS: inserted 1 base in 1 codon), protein MKYPLLPLVDDLTFSFLVFWLCLPVGLLLVLLIVWLHFLLSQDSEEDDSDLCFXWEPWSKGPAQFCWEGTLYSQEEEEPCW, encoded by the exons ATGAAGTACCCGTTGTTGCCACTGGTGGACGACCTCACGTTTTCTTTCCTGGTGTTCTGGCTCTGCCTGCCCGTGGGCTTGCTGTTGGTCTTGCTGATCGTCTGGCTACACTTCTTACTTAGCCAAG ATTCAGAGGAAGACGACTCAGATTTATGCT AGTGGGAGCCCTGGAGCAAAGGCCCAGCCCAGTTTTGCTGGGAGGGGACACTGTATagccaagaggaggaggagccctGCTGGTGA